From one Deltaproteobacteria bacterium genomic stretch:
- a CDS encoding type II toxin-antitoxin system RelB/DinJ family antitoxin, which translates to MPANAVVRARIDPEVKEEAEAVLAAIGLTVSDAFRMMMMRIAQEKALPFDPLVPNAETIEAMKAARREEVVTVGPEEDLLASLNADD; encoded by the coding sequence ATGCCTGCAAACGCCGTGGTCCGGGCTCGGATTGACCCGGAGGTCAAAGAAGAGGCCGAAGCAGTATTAGCAGCTATTGGACTTACAGTGTCCGATGCCTTCCGTATGATGATGATGCGCATTGCCCAAGAAAAAGCCCTACCTTTCGATCCCTTAGTCCCCAATGCCGAAACCATAGAGGCCATGAAAGCGGCACGCCGGGAAGAGGTGGTTACGGTTGGACCGGAGGAAGATCTGCTAGCGAGTCTTAATGCGGACGATTAG